From a region of the Phaseolus vulgaris cultivar G19833 chromosome 6, P. vulgaris v2.0, whole genome shotgun sequence genome:
- the LOC137832399 gene encoding uncharacterized protein, whose protein sequence is MDHIRAYSSPHFLASSTSNFNGQQEEERGLEGLATHIKLLLKLVQDHNGSSTKENDERKSQRVNGMMLILDEVRNRVQTIQTTNKRRAEFRRCNSDLRATIPNPKDKKHPPDAPTDEKERLKRELNASLVARQSLQAMCSSLGKEKQIMASELARKAQELTELEDLIGDLKVQNDMLMEKLHECSSEEKEKKSNGVEMECNIVLRERNKALSEQLQKSIDGYRSLKRRIRDIQEENKQIRDTMEQMDEEVDLGIGRVGRLKEGRMRSNVGANEIKDEISALGQVLDSLKMKTSKYTQKRI, encoded by the exons ATGGATCATATCCGAGCATATTCATCACCACATTTTCTTGCTTCTTCAACAAGTAACTTTAATGGACAGCAAGAAGAAGAACGCGGATTGGAAG GCCTTGCCACGCATATCAAGTTGTTACTGAAGCTAGTTCAAGATCACAATGGGTCTAGCACAAAAGAAAACGATGAGCGAAAGTCTCAAAGGGTGAATGGAATGATGCTTATCTTGGATGAGGTAAGGAACAGGGTTCAAACGATTCAAACTACAAACAAGAGAAGAGCTGAATTTAGGAGGTGTAACAGTGACCTTAGGGCTACCATTCCTAATCCCAAGGACAAAAAACATCCTCCTGATGCGCCTACAGATGAGAAAGAGAGGCTGAAGAGAGAGCTTAATGCAAGTTTGGTGGCAAGGCAGAGCCTTCAAGCAATGTGTTCGAGTTTGGGAAAAGAAAAGCAAATTATGGCTTCTGAACTTGCAAGGAAGGCTCAAGAGTTGACAGAGCTGGAGGACCTCATTGGTGATCTAAAGGTACAGAATGACATGTTGATGGAGAAGCTGCATGAATGCAGCTCGgaagagaaggagaagaagagtaatggggtGGAGATGGAATGCAACATAGTGCTAAGAGAGCGCAACAAGGCTCTTTCGGAGCAACTCCAAAAGTCCATCGATGGTTATCGGTCTTTGAAGAGAAGAATCAGAGACATTCAAGAGGAAAACAAGCAAATTCGTGACACCATGGAGCAAATGGATGAGGAAGTTGATTTAGGCATTGGCAGGGTAGGTAGATTGAAGGAAGGAAGGATGAGAAGCAATGTAGGGGCAAATGAGATAAAAGATGAAATTTCAGCTTTGGGGCAAGTGCTTGATTCTCTCAAGATGAAGACCTCAAAATATACACAGAAGAGAATTTGA
- the LOC137832398 gene encoding F-box protein SKIP19-like encodes MELSSSSKSVVADCEERNWKDLPRDVLCTVFQKLGAIEILTRAQCVCSVWRTISKDPLLWCTIDMNNSVYMDFQLEIMCRRAIDYSCGHLLHINIENFGTDDLLRHITDSTNRLQCLRLACCYQISDKGLCDVAKKLSQLEELDMSTSNFTKDSLEAIGRCCPLLKSLKFNMQCYGRSYMECDEEAFAIAKTMPGLRHLQLFGNNLTNDGLLAILDGCPHLESLDLRQCFHVKLGGSLSKRCAEQIKDLRIPYNLTEEYPFEAEIDYGSLDEDYPYRLSDLDFLSYDHYDHYEFSGGSDSSECDYDN; translated from the exons ATGGAGTTGTCGTCGTCGTCGAAGTCGGTAGTAGCTGATTGTGAAGAACGAAACTGGAAGGATCTTCCGCGAGACGTGTTGTGTACTGTTTTCCAGAAGCTAGGCGCAATCGAAATCCTCACGCGCGCCCAGTGCGTGTGCTCTGTATGGCGCACCATCTCGAAGGACCCTCTCCTGTGGTGCACAATCGACATGAACAATTCCGTCTACATGGACTTCCAGTTAGAGATCATGTGCCGCCGCGCAATTGACTACAGCTGCGGCCACTTGCTCCATATTAACATCGAGAATTTTGGCACCGATGATCTCCTCCGCCACATCACCGATTC TACAAATCGTCTACAATGCCTACGTCTTGCATGTTGCTATCAGATTTCAGACAAAGGATTGTGTGATGTTGCAAAAAAGCTTTCTCAGTTGGAGGAACTTGATATGTCAACCAGCAACTTCACCAAGGATTCTCTGGAAGCTATTGGCCGGTGTTGCCCTCTCTTAAAATCACTGAAATTCAACATGCAATGTTACGGACGATCATACATGGAGTGTGATGAGGAGGCATTTGCTATTGCAAAGACAATGCCTGGGTTACGTCATCTCCAGCTTTTTGGAAACAATCTGACTAATGATGGCTTGCTTGCTATTCTTGATGGATGTCCTCACCTTGAATCTCTTGATTTACGACAGTGTTTCCATGTTAAGTTGGGCGGAAGTTTGAGTAAGAGATGTGCTGAACAGATCAAAGATTTACGGATTCCATATAATCTCACTGAAGAGTACCCCTTTGAAGCTGAAATTGATTATGGATCACTTGATGAAGATTACCCATATAGGCTCTCTGACTTAGATTTCTTGTCGTATGATCATTATGACCATTATGAATTTTCAGGTGGAAGTGACTCTTCTGAGTGTGATTACGATAATTAA